Proteins from one Bactrocera neohumeralis isolate Rockhampton chromosome 3, APGP_CSIRO_Bneo_wtdbg2-racon-allhic-juicebox.fasta_v2, whole genome shotgun sequence genomic window:
- the LOC126753422 gene encoding uncharacterized protein LOC126753422 isoform X1, protein MNKSFENLLQSGGGDMSSERQSSEDVHESTAEDAGLDAGDDFTDDTNFESNLRRRKGKIISCAKETIENASRQLRRKVPYAGHLMTPRRLWLNKIPTQCDVVIEFPEDAPDEALRWLLSRLRSQPPSGLGLVVQVKAHESTRRNAFYISAPTNVLFKAAEEARLPKRLRPDLGGALREFTTRESHCFQQLRTEDGSSALFTSQERQWLVLQVLQGLRASQADIEALQGRAAVAEGQSIVAAWQETGLIVQVFPLHETRSLALLQNSWVKQIFAPQPLDDIAEYFGVKVALYFAWLGHYTCALGVPAVFGMILYAALWGKGQTAQDMGHVLFSLFNVAWASLYLEAWKRYSVELAFRWGTLSTPPELLEPPRPLYKGILVENNVTGRLEPREAPAWKRRVFRYLVSFPVIGMCLALVFVVMFLMLRFQDWLDHNNIPDSGIAQCMYNLHKDWWDSKLPEESILCCFSVIPKVLLAGAITLMDEAYYKLAVWLNDHENYRLQSKYENHLIAKVALFQFVNSFLSLFYIAFYLRDEDKLKEQLAGLLISRQIIGNLRESAIPYFIEQWKLAKLSFNMWGALSPTQDINRTIMDSGVSTTTSTASTTTGKMKVETPQQTPTKHDSNNPLVRTTASACKRNIGQAEIESTLYKYDGTFSDHLEMLVQMGYVVLFSAAFPLAGICALVNNLMEIRSDAFKLAHVHQRPFGQRVANIGTWQNAFSILSLAAVIVNCALIGLSGQVSRLWPGLTTAQTIILIVTLEHIMLGLRSALTWLLPELPSWLAAEIARAEHCRREMQCKGTSPRPTPPTPPSTTSTQPDQDALILEGTTTNDQSMESQVAEDILYQEQLRQSSNYPQMDEIVNFGLQRNIEADVNIFENRDSSPDSPPSQTSTILIRPLHESTPPNSGSSVTSLIQETGHGHGSACKSCKLKMKKTEIPPFHGYSIRNLSSIQANQRLHAFSGVSLSSASTLALNTIRQPIHIPEIPPFRKKSSDSADQTGSSASSSPQRSRHPLISTPPPMLQHQPTKIPEIPPYKQRKISAESATHINMSDKLMLKAHAPEWMSRLKVSDNINLHRSIDCIAKELQSNTDTTDILKPAPSWSNVAIKSPTQQQVAASSSSSSAGGGSSGSAGGIGTAVNIFGRTVDGGRPSVGGISTTSTSSMQLKKLTDNVKNPTTAEIVAGKGSTGSTTQSGSTDEEAKAAEIAAKKSRLKQKLVKSARSVGIFSLKLKERRQREAEKAATIAIEHAKALAKLPPIPQPGGELSLIPIEQLIQIEDIKPTPKAQPTTTTVTAATSLSTAVTSPQVMTPSSSALAAAMQQFQSSGNY, encoded by the exons CGTCCCGTCAATTACGTCGAAAAGTTCCATATGCTGGGCATTTAATGACGCCGCGTCGCCTTTGGTTGAATAAAATACCGACACAATGTGATGTTGTCATCGAGTTTCCAGAAGATGCGCCTGACGAGGCTCTTCGTTGGCTTCTCTCACGATTGCGTTCTCAACCACCATCGGGGCTTGGATTGGTTGTACAAGTGAAGGCTCACGAGAGTACACGTCGGAATGCTTTCTACATTAGTGCACCAACGAATGT acTATTTAAAGCCGCCGAAGAAGCACGATTACCGAAACGCTTACGTCCAGACCTAGGTGGTGCCTTACGTGAATTCACAACACGTGAAAGTCATTGTTTTCAGCAACTGCGGACCGAAGATGGAAGCAGTGCACTTTTCACCTCACAAGAACGGCAATGGCTGGTGCTGCAGGTACTGCAAGGCCTCCGTGCCAGCCAGGCGGATATCGAAGCCCTACAGGGCCGCGCAGCCGTAGCCGAAGGGCAAAGCATTGTTGCAGCCTGGCAAGAAACTGGTCTAATTGTGCAGGTTTTTCCGTTACATGAAACCCGCTCTCTGGCGCTGCTACAAAACAGTTGGGTAAAACAGATTTTCGCCCCTCAACCACttg atGATATAGCTGAATATTTTGGTGTGAAAGTAGCACTTTACTTTGCGTGGCTGGGCCATTACACCTGCGCTTTAGGCGTGCCAGCTGTCTTTGGCATGATATTGTATGCAGCTCTCTGGGGAAAAGGACAAACAGCGCAAGATATGGGACACGTTCTATTTTCACTCTTTAACGTAGCGTGGGCTTCATTATATTTAGAGGCGTGGAAGCGGTATTCTGTTGAACTCGCCTTTCGTTGGGGGACCTTATCGACACCCCCTGAACTACTTGAACCGCCTAGACCACTCTATAAG gGTATTTTAGTAGAAAATAATGTAACTGGTCGACTTGAACCAAGAGAAGCACCAGCGTGGAAGCGTCGCGTTTTTCGATATCTAGTCAGTTTTCCAGTGATCGGAATGTGCCTcgcgcttgtttttgttgtaatgtttCTGATGCTACGATTCCAG gATTGGCTGGATCATAATAACATACCTGATAGTGGAATTGCTCAATGCATGTATAATTTGCACAAG gatTGGTGGGACTCTAAATTGCCGGAAGAAAGCATTCTATGCTGTTTCAGTGTAATACCAAAGGTCTTATTAGCTGGGGCAATAACATTAATGGATGAGGCTTATTATAAATTGGCTGTCTGGCTTAATGATCACG aaaACTATCGTCTTCAATCGAAATACGAAAACCATCTTATTGCAAAAGTGGCTCTTTTTCAGTTCGTCAACTCATTTTTGTCCTTATTCTATATTGCTTTCTATCTTCGAGATGAGGATAAGCTGAAGGAG CAATTGGCCGGATTGTTAATTTCACGACAAATAATTGGCAACCTTCGAGAGTCAGCAATACCTTACTTCATTGAACAATGGAAACTAGCTAAATTAAGCTTTAATATGTGGGGTGCGCTTAGCCCAACACAGGATATCAACCGAACCATAATGGATTCAGGTGTTTCAACGACCACATCGACAGCATCCACTACCACTGGAAAAATGAAAGTGGAAACACCACAACAAACACCTACGAAACATGACTCCAATAACCCATTGGTAAGGACTACAGCTTCAGCATGTAAACGGAATATCGGACAAGCAGAGATCGAAAGTACCCTTTACAAG TACGATGGGACATTTTCCGATCATTTAGAGATGCTGGTGCAGATGGGTTATGTAGTACTTTTCTCTGCTGCTTTTCCATTGGCCGGTATATGTGCGCTCGTCAATAACTTGATGGAGATACGTTCGGATGCCTTCAAATTGGCCCACGTTCACCAAAGGCCATTCGGTCAGCGTGTGGCTAATATTGGTACCTGGCAAAATGCGTTTAGTATTTTGTCGTTGGCTGCAGTCATTGTCAACTGTGCGTTGATTGGCTTATCCGGACAAGTTTCACGTTTATGGCCTGGACTAACAACTgctcaaacaataattttgattGTTACCTTAGAG CACATTATGTTAGGATTGCGTTCTGCGCTCACATGGTTGCTACCTGAATTGCCGTCGTGGTTGGCAGCGGAAATCGCACGTGCCGAACATTGTCGCAGAGAGATGCAATGTAAGGGAACTTCACCACGACCCACACCACCGACACCTCCATCGACTACTTCCACACAGCCAGACCAGGATGCCTTAATTTTAGAAGGCACAACCACTAATGATCAATCAATGGAGAGTCAAGTCGCTGAGGATATTTTATACCAAGAGCAATTGCGGCAAAGCTCAAACTATCCGCAAATGGATGAAATAGTCAATTTCGGCCTACAACGCAATATTGAAGCAGATGTGAATATATTTGAGAATCGTGATTCTTCGCCAGACTCACCCCCTTCACAA ACTAGTACTATATTGATAAGACCTTTACATGAATCAACACCACCAAACAGTGGTTCATCTGTGACGAGCTTAATTCAGGAGACTGGGCACGGACACGGCAG CGCATGTAAAAGTTGTAagctgaaaatgaaaaaaacggAAATACCCCCATTTCATGGATATTCAATTCGTAATTTAAGCTCAATTCAAGCTAATCAAAGATTGCACGCTTTTTCAgg AGTTTCTTTAAGCAGTGCAAGCACTCTGGCATTAAATACTATCCGTCAGCCTATACATATACCAGAAATACCGCCTTTCCGGAAAAAATCAAGTGACTCAGCTGATCAAACTGGTAGCAGTGCGAGCAGTAGTCCGCAGCGCTCCAGACATCCGCTTATTTCGACACCTCCACCCATGTTACAGCATCAACCCACAAAAATACCGGAGATACCACCTTATAAACAGCGCAAAATCTCGGCAGAAAGTgccacacatataaatatgagT GATAAGCTTATGCTTAAGGCACACGCACCCGAGTGGATGTCCCGCTTGAAAGTCAGCGATAATATAAACTTGCATAGGAGTATTGATTGTATTGCCAAG GAGTTACAAAGTAATACAGACACAACGGATATCTTAAAGCCAGCACCATCCTGGAGTAATGTAGCCATAAAATCGCCAACCCAACAGCAAGTAGCTGCCTCCTCATCATCTTCATCGGCTGGTGGTGGCAGTTCTGGCAGTGCTGGCGGCATCGGGACAGCCGTTAACATTTTTGGGCGAACAGTAGACGGTGGCCGGCCTAGTGTTGGTGGCatctcaactacgtcgacgtcATCGATGCAACTTAAAAAACTTACTGACAATGTCAAAAATCCAACAACAGCAGAAATAGTCGCAGGGAAAGGGAGCACAGGCAGCACAACACAAAGCGGCAGCACAGACGAGGAAGCTAAAG CAGCGGAGATTGCAGCAAAAAAATCACGCTTAAAGCAAAAGCTTGTAAAAAGCGCACGATCTGTTGGTATATTTTCGCTGAAATTGAAAGAGCGGCGACAACGTGAAGCCGAGAAGGCGGCAACTATAGCCATTGAACATGCTAAG GCGCTGGCTAAATTGCCTCCCATACCGCAACCAGGCGGCGAACTATCTCTCATACCTATTGAACAGCTAATACAAATCGAAGATATAAAACCAACACCAAAAGCACAACCCAccacaacaacagtaacagcaGCGACAAGTTTGTCCACTGCTGTGACTTCACCACAAGTAATGACACCCTCATCGAGCGCACTGGCGGCGGCGATGCAGCAATTTCAAAGTTCGGGAAACTACTGA
- the LOC126753422 gene encoding uncharacterized protein LOC126753422 isoform X3 produces MNKSFENLLQSGGGDMSSERQSSEDVHESTAEDAGLDAGDDFTDDTNFESNLRRRKGKIISCAKETIENASRQLRRKVPYAGHLMTPRRLWLNKIPTQCDVVIEFPEDAPDEALRWLLSRLRSQPPSGLGLVVQVKAHESTRRNAFYISAPTNVLFKAAEEARLPKRLRPDLGGALREFTTRESHCFQQLRTEDGSSALFTSQERQWLVLQVLQGLRASQADIEALQGRAAVAEGQSIVAAWQETGLIVQVFPLHETRSLALLQNSWVKQIFAPQPLDDIAEYFGVKVALYFAWLGHYTCALGVPAVFGMILYAALWGKGQTAQDMGHVLFSLFNVAWASLYLEAWKRYSVELAFRWGTLSTPPELLEPPRPLYKGILVENNVTGRLEPREAPAWKRRVFRYLVSFPVIGMCLALVFVVMFLMLRFQDWWDSKLPEESILCCFSVIPKVLLAGAITLMDEAYYKLAVWLNDHENYRLQSKYENHLIAKVALFQFVNSFLSLFYIAFYLRDEDKLKEQLAGLLISRQIIGNLRESAIPYFIEQWKLAKLSFNMWGALSPTQDINRTIMDSGVSTTTSTASTTTGKMKVETPQQTPTKHDSNNPLVRTTASACKRNIGQAEIESTLYKYDGTFSDHLEMLVQMGYVVLFSAAFPLAGICALVNNLMEIRSDAFKLAHVHQRPFGQRVANIGTWQNAFSILSLAAVIVNCALIGLSGQVSRLWPGLTTAQTIILIVTLEHIMLGLRSALTWLLPELPSWLAAEIARAEHCRREMQCKGTSPRPTPPTPPSTTSTQPDQDALILEGTTTNDQSMESQVAEDILYQEQLRQSSNYPQMDEIVNFGLQRNIEADVNIFENRDSSPDSPPSQTSTILIRPLHESTPPNSGSSVTSLIQETGHGHGSACKSCKLKMKKTEIPPFHGYSIRNLSSIQANQRLHAFSGVSLSSASTLALNTIRQPIHIPEIPPFRKKSSDSADQTGSSASSSPQRSRHPLISTPPPMLQHQPTKIPEIPPYKQRKISAESATHINMSDKLMLKAHAPEWMSRLKVSDNINLHRSIDCIAKELQSNTDTTDILKPAPSWSNVAIKSPTQQQVAASSSSSSAGGGSSGSAGGIGTAVNIFGRTVDGGRPSVGGISTTSTSSMQLKKLTDNVKNPTTAEIVAGKGSTGSTTQSGSTDEEAKAAEIAAKKSRLKQKLVKSARSVGIFSLKLKERRQREAEKAATIAIEHAKALAKLPPIPQPGGELSLIPIEQLIQIEDIKPTPKAQPTTTTVTAATSLSTAVTSPQVMTPSSSALAAAMQQFQSSGNY; encoded by the exons CGTCCCGTCAATTACGTCGAAAAGTTCCATATGCTGGGCATTTAATGACGCCGCGTCGCCTTTGGTTGAATAAAATACCGACACAATGTGATGTTGTCATCGAGTTTCCAGAAGATGCGCCTGACGAGGCTCTTCGTTGGCTTCTCTCACGATTGCGTTCTCAACCACCATCGGGGCTTGGATTGGTTGTACAAGTGAAGGCTCACGAGAGTACACGTCGGAATGCTTTCTACATTAGTGCACCAACGAATGT acTATTTAAAGCCGCCGAAGAAGCACGATTACCGAAACGCTTACGTCCAGACCTAGGTGGTGCCTTACGTGAATTCACAACACGTGAAAGTCATTGTTTTCAGCAACTGCGGACCGAAGATGGAAGCAGTGCACTTTTCACCTCACAAGAACGGCAATGGCTGGTGCTGCAGGTACTGCAAGGCCTCCGTGCCAGCCAGGCGGATATCGAAGCCCTACAGGGCCGCGCAGCCGTAGCCGAAGGGCAAAGCATTGTTGCAGCCTGGCAAGAAACTGGTCTAATTGTGCAGGTTTTTCCGTTACATGAAACCCGCTCTCTGGCGCTGCTACAAAACAGTTGGGTAAAACAGATTTTCGCCCCTCAACCACttg atGATATAGCTGAATATTTTGGTGTGAAAGTAGCACTTTACTTTGCGTGGCTGGGCCATTACACCTGCGCTTTAGGCGTGCCAGCTGTCTTTGGCATGATATTGTATGCAGCTCTCTGGGGAAAAGGACAAACAGCGCAAGATATGGGACACGTTCTATTTTCACTCTTTAACGTAGCGTGGGCTTCATTATATTTAGAGGCGTGGAAGCGGTATTCTGTTGAACTCGCCTTTCGTTGGGGGACCTTATCGACACCCCCTGAACTACTTGAACCGCCTAGACCACTCTATAAG gGTATTTTAGTAGAAAATAATGTAACTGGTCGACTTGAACCAAGAGAAGCACCAGCGTGGAAGCGTCGCGTTTTTCGATATCTAGTCAGTTTTCCAGTGATCGGAATGTGCCTcgcgcttgtttttgttgtaatgtttCTGATGCTACGATTCCAG gatTGGTGGGACTCTAAATTGCCGGAAGAAAGCATTCTATGCTGTTTCAGTGTAATACCAAAGGTCTTATTAGCTGGGGCAATAACATTAATGGATGAGGCTTATTATAAATTGGCTGTCTGGCTTAATGATCACG aaaACTATCGTCTTCAATCGAAATACGAAAACCATCTTATTGCAAAAGTGGCTCTTTTTCAGTTCGTCAACTCATTTTTGTCCTTATTCTATATTGCTTTCTATCTTCGAGATGAGGATAAGCTGAAGGAG CAATTGGCCGGATTGTTAATTTCACGACAAATAATTGGCAACCTTCGAGAGTCAGCAATACCTTACTTCATTGAACAATGGAAACTAGCTAAATTAAGCTTTAATATGTGGGGTGCGCTTAGCCCAACACAGGATATCAACCGAACCATAATGGATTCAGGTGTTTCAACGACCACATCGACAGCATCCACTACCACTGGAAAAATGAAAGTGGAAACACCACAACAAACACCTACGAAACATGACTCCAATAACCCATTGGTAAGGACTACAGCTTCAGCATGTAAACGGAATATCGGACAAGCAGAGATCGAAAGTACCCTTTACAAG TACGATGGGACATTTTCCGATCATTTAGAGATGCTGGTGCAGATGGGTTATGTAGTACTTTTCTCTGCTGCTTTTCCATTGGCCGGTATATGTGCGCTCGTCAATAACTTGATGGAGATACGTTCGGATGCCTTCAAATTGGCCCACGTTCACCAAAGGCCATTCGGTCAGCGTGTGGCTAATATTGGTACCTGGCAAAATGCGTTTAGTATTTTGTCGTTGGCTGCAGTCATTGTCAACTGTGCGTTGATTGGCTTATCCGGACAAGTTTCACGTTTATGGCCTGGACTAACAACTgctcaaacaataattttgattGTTACCTTAGAG CACATTATGTTAGGATTGCGTTCTGCGCTCACATGGTTGCTACCTGAATTGCCGTCGTGGTTGGCAGCGGAAATCGCACGTGCCGAACATTGTCGCAGAGAGATGCAATGTAAGGGAACTTCACCACGACCCACACCACCGACACCTCCATCGACTACTTCCACACAGCCAGACCAGGATGCCTTAATTTTAGAAGGCACAACCACTAATGATCAATCAATGGAGAGTCAAGTCGCTGAGGATATTTTATACCAAGAGCAATTGCGGCAAAGCTCAAACTATCCGCAAATGGATGAAATAGTCAATTTCGGCCTACAACGCAATATTGAAGCAGATGTGAATATATTTGAGAATCGTGATTCTTCGCCAGACTCACCCCCTTCACAA ACTAGTACTATATTGATAAGACCTTTACATGAATCAACACCACCAAACAGTGGTTCATCTGTGACGAGCTTAATTCAGGAGACTGGGCACGGACACGGCAG CGCATGTAAAAGTTGTAagctgaaaatgaaaaaaacggAAATACCCCCATTTCATGGATATTCAATTCGTAATTTAAGCTCAATTCAAGCTAATCAAAGATTGCACGCTTTTTCAgg AGTTTCTTTAAGCAGTGCAAGCACTCTGGCATTAAATACTATCCGTCAGCCTATACATATACCAGAAATACCGCCTTTCCGGAAAAAATCAAGTGACTCAGCTGATCAAACTGGTAGCAGTGCGAGCAGTAGTCCGCAGCGCTCCAGACATCCGCTTATTTCGACACCTCCACCCATGTTACAGCATCAACCCACAAAAATACCGGAGATACCACCTTATAAACAGCGCAAAATCTCGGCAGAAAGTgccacacatataaatatgagT GATAAGCTTATGCTTAAGGCACACGCACCCGAGTGGATGTCCCGCTTGAAAGTCAGCGATAATATAAACTTGCATAGGAGTATTGATTGTATTGCCAAG GAGTTACAAAGTAATACAGACACAACGGATATCTTAAAGCCAGCACCATCCTGGAGTAATGTAGCCATAAAATCGCCAACCCAACAGCAAGTAGCTGCCTCCTCATCATCTTCATCGGCTGGTGGTGGCAGTTCTGGCAGTGCTGGCGGCATCGGGACAGCCGTTAACATTTTTGGGCGAACAGTAGACGGTGGCCGGCCTAGTGTTGGTGGCatctcaactacgtcgacgtcATCGATGCAACTTAAAAAACTTACTGACAATGTCAAAAATCCAACAACAGCAGAAATAGTCGCAGGGAAAGGGAGCACAGGCAGCACAACACAAAGCGGCAGCACAGACGAGGAAGCTAAAG CAGCGGAGATTGCAGCAAAAAAATCACGCTTAAAGCAAAAGCTTGTAAAAAGCGCACGATCTGTTGGTATATTTTCGCTGAAATTGAAAGAGCGGCGACAACGTGAAGCCGAGAAGGCGGCAACTATAGCCATTGAACATGCTAAG GCGCTGGCTAAATTGCCTCCCATACCGCAACCAGGCGGCGAACTATCTCTCATACCTATTGAACAGCTAATACAAATCGAAGATATAAAACCAACACCAAAAGCACAACCCAccacaacaacagtaacagcaGCGACAAGTTTGTCCACTGCTGTGACTTCACCACAAGTAATGACACCCTCATCGAGCGCACTGGCGGCGGCGATGCAGCAATTTCAAAGTTCGGGAAACTACTGA